tactggttctggccagaggggccgatggcgcgatatggcagcctcgcttctgtcagtctctggctgtggctacaactgtagcttgcctccactagtgtgtgaatgcgagagtgaatgaatagtggcattgtaaagcgctctGGGTGCcttgctatataaatccaatccattattattattggcttAATTGCATTTTTACAGATTGCATAATTTCAACTATTGGAACTATAAAGCTCCTACTGGGTGAGAGAatagcatttaaacactgcagtgtGTTAACAGTTTGTAATCATTCACAGATCAGCAATGAAGACGATGAAGACTGATGAGTTTCTGTTAATTGGATTAGCTATAATGTTGTAATGGAATTACTTTTGTACTTGAAAGCAACCATCATGTTtcataagatttaaaaaaaaaaatcacttatcAATCATGCAGATTTTAGACAAAGGCAAAGTGAGACTGTGCAAGCGCCTAAATACCTAAAGCTGAGTACAATGTGAATGCATGCAAGAATGCATTGATTTGCAAATGAAACTAAAGTAAACTgatttttttgattgtttttatatttggaaaaatataaaagatttATATCACTTTATTGCTAACAACAACTTCATGTTTATATGCATGGTGTTGGATTACCTGTCTCTTAACAACACTCTAAAGAGACcaagtgttgtttttaaagcaaatgttttttactttttttctggttATGGGATTTCAGCTGCACAGGGTCTCCCTGAACTGTTGGGCTTTTAATTTAACAATGTtctaaatgtttgtttgtttttgtaatgaatAGCAGGTCTGAGATGCAGGCAGGCCAGCTTAACACCTGGGTACTTTTACTACATAGTCATGCTGTTGTAATGTGCAGAATGTGGTTTAGCAGTGTCTTTGTTTCCTGAAAAAGTCATCTGGTTGCCACCATGTGTTGCTCTAAAACCATTATACACGGTCAGGCTTCAAGGATCTTTACAGACTTTAATGTTACCCATGCGATGGGAACTAATGCTCCACTGTGCACTGATAAAAAGCTGTGGGGAGATAGATCTacctttaagattaggcttaaaactttactttttcatAAAGCTTATAGAGTTAGATCTGGATCAGGTGAGGCTGAACCATCCCTTAGTTGTGCTTCTgtaggttcaggctgctgggggaGTTTCTGAGCAATTTTTCCTTTCACTCTTGATATATTTATACACCCCTTCTGTATGTCATTGCATTTTGTCTACTCTTTTACATGGTTTGTTTTGTCCTCATCTCTCTATACTCTCCCTTTTCCTCCCTCACTTTTCAACCGGTCACAACCTGTTTCTGCCAGAAGTttatccttcccactgtcaccaagtgcttgctgatAACAAATACAACTGAATTGAACAAAAGCGAATTTAGTGCTTCCTTCCCATTTGATGTGGTGACCACAATTgtcaaaaataatttttcattttgattcagTGAACCAGATTTTGGCATCATTTATGTGCCTCATTTGTAAATTCATTTCTTTGCATGGTAGAGTTTTAACTTGCAAACTATGTTTACTGATGATGGTTTTTAAAACTCTTCCTGAGCGTATGCAATGATTTCTACTACAGAATCATGTCTGGTTTTAGTGCAGCGTGTCTGAGTAGGACCCTAACTTAATTCAGTATTGGATTTCAGATGATAAACGTCCAAATTATTTGCAATTTTATGTTGACTGCTGAGTTTTATGAATGATGAACCCCTCCCGCATCTCTACTCATGAAAGATTTGGCATCTGTGATGCTCTTCTTATACtgaatcatttcattttttaactaaACCCAAACTTGAAGCAATTTTCAAACCATTGCCTTAATGTCCTAACttttttgcatacagagctgacAAAATCTTACACTTTCTGATTCGTCAGTTATTGTCGTCATATATTATACCGTCATTTGTACattatgtatatgtatgatgTCTAAGGGACTATAGGACTTTAGATGTAACAGTGGGAAAATGGCTCATAATGTCTAAATTTCACAACTCTTCAGTAGAGCTCTTCATTTACACACCATCACTTGATATTtcagtcaaaagaaaaaaaggaatcaaAGGTCAGGTAAAACCACAGCTTCTTATAATTACCCTCTTATCCTTTAAAGTCGAGGCAGTTGTACTATTACCATTTGTTTatgatatttaaaatgtattatatcCTCAGGTATGACCTTCTTACATGTTTGACATTTTAGAGGTAATTTCTTTTGGGACTTtgttccccccccttttttttttttaacgtgaGGTGTTTTAATAAATGTCTTTGTTGGGGCGATGTGGcctttttcatatttctttgtAATTTCTCCTTCAGATACATTAAACCTCAAGCCTGTACTGTACTTCCCATAAATTTAAAGCATCAAAGGTTGGCGTCTCGTATCTGACAACTTCTGCATACGCTCCTGCTGACGTAAAAGTATCCTAATACCTGACCTTTCTGGTGATATTTGACTGCGAAAAGGAAATGGAACATaatatttagttttgtttttgctcagggGATGTTTAATATTGATGGATGAAATTTCCCCTCAGTTACAAGGAAACCATAGCTAGTTTTCAGAAAGAGGAAATGTAGAAAAATCAGTACAAAGGACAAAAGGCCTCACCCAGGTAAATCTTTTCTTACCCGGCAGTACAGTAATGCTGATAGTGCGTCTCTTGCTGAGGGACTCCACAGATGGATGCCTAGCAGAGCAAGTGTACTGTCCTTCATCCATCGCATTCAATTTTGACAGTTTCAGTGAAGAAGAGGGCAGAACCCAGTCACTTccctgagagagaaagacatacggtggagaaaaacagaatgaaaaaaggaggaaaatatGTCTATTTACCAGACTGTTCGCAGCCTTAGGACAAACAGCTAAACACatacaaattaaaactgcaCTTAGCTGAGCGCAAAAGATGAAACAGAGAACATATACTGccatgtgacaaaaaaaaaagagaagagaaaaaggggAATCGTTTTTAGGCAGACTTGTGCAAGGATGGAAAATGAGAGCAAGTGAAATCTAGACTGGAAGAAACAGATGGACTGGTAATgggacagaaagacagaaatatcAGCGGGTGTTTGATCCTCAGAGAGCAGCCCCCAAAAGTCCCAAATCAAACGTATTTACCTGAGCAATAATCCCAATGAATGAACACACATCACCACAAGTCAATAACCCAGATAACACCATCATCCGCAAAGAATGATGCTGCAACAACACACTGTTAACACAACACATAATGAGATGGCAAGGGAGAAGGATGAATTGTTGACACAGAAATAGCAGCACTATTATGAGATAGAGCCCAACATGGGAGGAAACAAATAATAGGCCAAACACAAGgattgaaaaacaaatgagcgtggaggagagtttaaaaaaaaaaaaaaaacattacaccatGCAAATGATTTGGCTCCTGGGAGCTACAGTTCCTGCCAAGAAAGTCCATTTCAATTTGAATGGATCTGAATTAAGAGGATTTCCCATAAAGGCCAGGTCTGGCCAAAGCAGCATTTTGTATGCAAATCCACTGGCTCCCAAAGCAGTGGCCTGTTTCTGCCTCTGTCCTGCTGTCATTACCGGGGGCCAATGTGCCCACGGCGGCTGTCTGTCAAACTGTACGCCACTTTCTACCCCACAtccatttctgtcaaacacacagtgggcttgcagacacagacagaaaaactcacacacacacacacacacacacacacacacgcgctcacATAAACTGTGACATGAACATATTGTTTGGTCGTATTATTTCCCTGAATGCGTAATTCCTTTTTTTCTAATGGTCCCAAGTGATTTGTGAGCACATACAATACACCGTCACTTCTACTGGTTATAATTATTAGTCTTCATCAAAGTGACAGTGTTGTACATTAAATAACCACAAAAAAACTTGAAGTATTACATATGATCATGTGGAGGACAAACAGTATTAACAGCATAAAATGTCCACTGAATTGGATTTGGACTTGTAAGCTCATTTAAAACCCGGATTAGCAGTGACCCTTTAACAAGCATATTAACCCTAAGCCAACTTATCAAGAGGAATAACAAAACGGGAAACTTGGCAAGTGTGTCTGCATGTCCCTAGATGTCTTAATAGTTGCATAGCTTCATTACACTTCTTACACAAGTTGCGATTTTGACACCTTGAAAGCATAATATAATTTTCTCACTGTGAAGACTCGGTGTATTTCCTGACTCATCAACTTATTCTTGGACGCCATGCCAGTTGTCAGTTTGGCATTTTACACTGCGATGTCTTAATTTCCCTTGGGCAAGAGTTTCTTCGCTCAGCAAAGAGCCCAGTTGAATAATTCAATGCCGGTTAAccaaacactggaaaaaaaaatcattagaaaTCTATCCGCATAATTGTTTTCAGGTTGACTGGCTCTTGTCTAGACCTCATTAAACTATTAATCCTCTGTAAGTGGGCAAGCTGCAATCCCCAGCGAGTGGTGTGCCCAAGCCAACCGGTCACTTAAATACAGAGCACTTCTTCTGTGAAGGGGATGGAAAGACGGCGGGCAAGGGGAAACAAGTGGCTTGACAAAGTCAGAAAGGGAAACAgaaaaggaggagagaaaaCTAAGAGAGTGCTTGAACAAAGGCAAGAAGCCAGCAGAGACTGGGTGAGAATGGAAGAAGACaggacagtaaaaaaaaaaaaaaaaggtcaaactgagcgggagggagagagtggtgagagagagaatgacaAGTTTCCAAAAGCATAATGAGGGCACAGCCACTGTGCACGCTCCCGAGGCTTTCTCACCTCTTTGTACCAGAAGTAGCTCGGCTCCTCTGATGAGCTGGCAGAGCATTTCACCACCACGTCGTCTCCGAGTCGCACCTTCAGCTCATGTGGGGTACCCAGGTATCCGGTGTAGCCTTCCCTGGACAGTGACAGCTCCCCCATATCTAAGACGCAGTCGGGAATGAGAACGTGTGATCGGGCATTAATGAAGCAGGAAATTTAATATAAGCTGAAACAACTTTGTCAACCGTTCAGGCCGTAACTGAACATATGTTTGCAGTGGCAGCAGCTGGTAAACACTCAGATATTTTAAGTATATTTGAGCATAAATGCTCAAGTTTGATTGCCTCCCTGTGGTACAGACTGTACCAAGCggtcaataataatgataataggcTTCATCTTATTGAAGTCTTTAGAGAGGCAATGTTGTGAATAATGGCTCATTTTCTCTTCTATCTCAATAGATGGCCCACGTCCATCCAGCTCTTGGcttctttcctcctctctctccttcggTCCTACAGTCCATTCTAATCTTTTCCTCATATTGATCACCCCTGTGAGGCTGAGGAGCCTATCAAACAACATTATGGTCGATTCGATGGCCACTGAGAAGTTAGAGGGCACTGAAAATCTGACTAGCTATGCCATGAATGACATTTCTTGAAGCTTTGCATTGATAACGGATACCTTAAAGCTGGAGCCGCCCCGCTGGGGACACGGCTCTGTTTATCTGAAgcgaatggaaaaaaaaaataaaacaactgcgGTCAATCTTTCGTAGGTAAGAGTACATATTTGCATCGGAGCTCTActtcctgttgtttttgttgtgcaacCTCTGCAGTGCCATTGTATAGATATGtctattaatatttaatatgtttttctaTCCCTCACTGTGAAGagagctgtgtccacagtgtctGAAAGATTGTCTTTACCTCCTGCTGGGTGGGAAATATGACGGAAATTGGTTTCGCAGTTTATCTGTTCAATCGTTTTAGACTGTTTACCGGTGTATATTTAGGTGTTTTATCCTCGTCCCTTTGTTAGCAATACTAGTAATCTCAAATTGTCCTGTGTTTTCCTTACTGAAAGTGAAATTCAGCAATACCATGCATTATTTTCTACTCACATATTTATCTAGATTTTTGCAGATGCCTATTTGACatgtacaacacacacacacacacacacacacacacacacacacacagacgctaTAACGATCTAAGGTTAATTATTTgtcaaaaggaaaacacagcgtCACAGAGTCATTGTTCCTCACAGCTCCCACCCACGCCACCCGACACACTCACAATGCACTTTGAAGGACAGGGGCTGCGAGGAGTTGTCTGGCTCGGTCACGTTTTCGTCATTGGACACACAGCGGTAGGGCCCCTCGTAGTACCTTCCTGCATGGGGAATAGACAGCACTAGCGTGTCTGCGAGCTGCTGGATCTTCAGTGAGTAGAAGCACCAATATCTCTCCATAACGGGACGCCAGCCATGCATGTACTGTTAAAGAgaaaaaggggaagaaaaagaaaaagagaggtcttcttttacatttacttttcagtaatgaaaattcTCTGCTGCATAATACTTCTTTGAGCTTACATAAGCtcagagaaaataaattaatatgatAGTTATACACATTAGCAGTCTAAGGTTATACAATAGTAATCACATCCCTAgtgatttaaaaatgatttaattaaacataaaaaaaaataaaagtcacgTGTCTTGAATTATTACTTTGCAGCCATCTGATTACATTTGAAATATCATATTCAGGAGGAAAAGTTACATAATCATTGTCATTACTGGGAATTACTGTGGTGGATCATTTTTAGGAGTTACATGTTATGAAGTGATAATGTTTACTGAACTTTTGATAGTTATAAGAAAgtttaatctttattttgaaaaacgaAATTTAGGAACAGTAATGAATCATAGCAGTGAGCTCCTTCTCAGGTATACAAAATCTCCAACGTTACAAACAGAGCTGTGACATGCACATCGTGATATTTTTCAAGTgcactcttttcctttttcacccATCTTCCTCCAGCTCACCTTGGAGTAGACCTCAAAGTGGACCTGGCTGATGTTCAGGTCGGAGTCTGTGTATAGACACTCCAGCGTGACCGTGTCTCCCTCCAAAACTGGCTCAGTTGGCCCTTTGATGACCAAAGACGCTGCATGTGGACAGACATAACAGATGATTAAGTGAGAGGTTGCGGAGGTGGGTGTACCTCCTGAGCACTGCTTTCAAAACAGCTTTCTTCCCGGAGAACCTTGGAGTACTCATAAAAACACCACAAGCACATGACCAACAGGTTTTTCAACTTGACGGATACTGTTGATAACAGAGACTGATTCTCTTTCACTTCAGGCAAGAAGTGCTGCATAACAtggtttacatatttttttcacaagAACTGAATGCGAGGCTGGCCTCCGCACACTCTACATAAAACATTTAGCTGCTCTTATGCGTTAGTCTCTCGATAATTCTAACAATATTTCCTGTTTCACTCTGTGTGTCGCAAGGGAAAACCTATCAGTGtgacagaagagaaaaacaaagccttTCCTCAAGAGAACAGATCAActaagagacacacagacaaggAGACAAACAGGCGAGCAGACGCCACACGAAGCCCAGGGGCTTCAGCTGTATGAATATATTTATGAAAAAAGGAAGACCAGAACCCCGCTGAAAGATTAAACCAATATCTCATTACAGACGAGCAAATAATATTCAGCTCTTTGAGAGAACCGCATAAAAGTCCATGAGtaatatgaaaaatatttacCATAACTGCCATGAATCAGGGAGACCACTGCAGCAAGAAGAAGCGCTTTCATGGCTGTGGAAAACAATATCAACACAAATATCTGAGAACACGTCGTGGGCTCCTGCGCACTTTCTCGAAATGAAAGTTTGCTCAGTATTTATGTATAGGAGGGTGTAGGTGTGGCTTTCTTCTTCGTGTGATTTTCAGGAAGCGCGTTCGAAGAAAAGTTGAAAATCCAGCcagcatttaaaaaagtaaacaacCAGTCAACACCAAACCATAAATACACGACTTACTGAGTCTAGTTACGAATATGTTGTGACtcatttgtcacatacacaagaAACACTGTAAAGTGAACGCAGTGTAAACTCAGTGAACAAAACAAGgaccgctgctgctgctccaatAATGAAATTCACTTCGCGGTGCGTCACTTGTCTCTTAGGGCGGTGGAGTCTGTCACGTCTGAACTCGTTGAGGTCGGCGTTTTGCTGCTCAAGTTCATCGGAATGTGAAAGCACTTGTGACACGTTACCGCAGAGCGTGCTATCTAAAACCGGGGAAGCACAGCGTTTTACGCTTCATTTTCTCTGACCTTTGATTGATTAGCTGTTAACCGGAGCTGAACCGCAGACTCTGTGGGCCTCAGATGCGCTGACCTACACATGTTCGAGTTATCTGAATACGCGCAGACAGCTCGTTAAAAACAATGCAAGACAGCCGAGCAAAGAGACTACCTGTCAAAATCCTATAAAATGTTATTTGCTCTCGTGTGCTGTTATGTCTCCATTTAGTAGAATGAACTGGATAAACATAAAAATCCATTTTCCCTAAAAAGCGCCCTGAGGGAGTGATTGGTAATTCATTATCATTGCCGTTTCACTGCATATGTTGTCAAACACTTCAtggtttaatgtttttattgcatgttttttattgttattattagcgATGGTGGCCGTGGTGTAAATGGGCAGTGGACATTCATGGGGTTTGGGGATATTGTGCGCAATATTTTGAGATTACTGTGTATTTGTTCACTGCGGATGAATAAAAACACcaataaagtaaaaagcaacaacaaagaaatgttttgttagATTTTTGGCCTTGAAACAAcatattacttaaaaaaaaagagagactacAGTGTCTTATAAAATTATTGAGCCACTTCTCattactttatattttgctgggaAAATGGGAAAAAGGTGCAGTTGATTTATTGAAACGTACAAACatacattaaaataaagcaaacgtttttaaaattaaatacattccttctttattcttcaacacaacctgaactctgttctttgtgtttctatTATGGTGGGCTTTTCACTGCATTTGGTAGTGTGATTGAGATCAATTGCTaacactttccagatggtattgcatggtggatcaaaatctgtgttctacttttctgtgttcataattccaccAGTTTTCATACAATCCCCAAACgaactggctgaaatgcagccccaaaccgtGACAGAGCATCCactatgttttacagatggctgagacactcactgttgtatcgCTCTCCTGACCTCCACTGTACATATTGACGAGGAATGAAATTTTTCAGATTCTGATTCATCACTTTATAAGACGTGTTGTCGTTGATTTTCTGTAtaaattttgtgtaatttgtcatacctcagccttttctccctgtttcactgagaccatttctgacgaggcttcagtgaacagtagatggttCAACTGAAGGTCCAGATACATCTTTCCAAACACATCTCTCTTGCTGGACTTCTGTTTCttgaggacatgactttcagatactgttcatatGCTGGATGAAACTTTTTGGACCCACCacctcttcttttgtcttctgcTTGTCCAGTTTCATCTGATATTTtacttcaattcagttttatttctgcagggccaaatcaaaacaaaagttgcctcaaggcgctttgttttgtgaggtaaagaccctacaataatacagagaaaacagagaaaagcccaacaatcagatggccCTTTATGAACAACCGTGTTGGCCTGGGAcaatggaaaggaaaaactccttttttctttctttttttttttttgcttcaatgATAATATCCGTGTTAATagtataaaagaaaacaaataaaaaccaaaacaaacacacaatcacacaataATCATTTGAAAATGTTCAGGTGCAATGATTGAAGTGAAAACGAACGAGAAAgaactaaaaaaatgaaaatgagagaaCTATTGCTCGATTAAATTTTAAAGAATTACAAGAAAGCAACTCCTTGAGaacagaatataaaatatataaacataatgtaataatgaataataaatagaataaaatatgtatttaaaaatatgggtgactcaagacttttgcactgtaTTGTGCAGAAGGGAAAGGAATAAGTATATAAGTTATGTGatgaaaatattattattatattattatatatattataactaAGAATTATAACTATTGTTCGAAGCatgtaaacttttattttttagtaaAATTAGTTCGTGTAGATACTAAAGAAAGCAACGCTTCTTTATTAAAAGAtcaattttttgttgttgtaattcCACGAAACATCCAGCAGGTGGCATAGTAGAGGACCCAGGACTGCGGCGCCCACAGGAAACGGAGATCAACAAAGCGGAAGTATTGAAAGGAAACCTCGGTTATTTTTCCAGCTACCCAAAGGGGAAAGTGAGAGACGATTTTTGTGTCAAACAACAAATTTGGCATCACAGCAACGCCGAAGGATGGACAGATAGTGCTTGTTTAACTGAGTAAGTTGACAATTTAACGCACAGTTTTAAGATTTAGCCTCCATATAGATTCTCCACCGGATTCGGTGCTAACGTTAGCCGCTATTGTTTTTAGCACCAATGTTAGCGCAAACTTCggtgtgttttttattgtttgttttattcgGTGAAACTCCACGGCCATGATTAATCTATGatctgttgtttttatattttgagtGTCGTATTTTTCACTAACTCGATTAATGTTTTCAGTAAACCCATGCCATTGTTTGTCGGCTAAGTTGCATGGCTTGGGTCTATGCATACTTTCGGTATTGTAAAGGTAGTAGAGTTATTAATAAATGTTGTAAACAATAAGTAAAGTCAACTATCGCTAAAAGGCCCTTTATTGTAAATATAAAGCACCGGGTTTTATGGTAAAACTTGgtgttattttttactttaaaaccaGGAAAGTCTTGAGAGCTTTAATAAAGaaagcaactggacttctttaggtttctgaagACGTTTAATCCAAGAGtcttattcaattttaaaaagaaaaggtgggaCATCCCAGGAATTTTCCCCTTTACGTGGTCCTGAGAGTCGTTAACCCACTATTAATAATGTGACTCATCACATGAACCAAGGTGTGAGTAAAGGAGTGGgccattatcatcatcatgagTTTGTTGATACCTGACATTCTAATTATATCAATaatggtcgttcacagtgggTGTAGATGGTCATAACCTCAATAGGTCACATGATGGAGTGGGCAAGAGTAGTTTTGCCCTTATCCCCCAGTGATGGAAATGACCCGCACTTTTTTTTGACACTTTGGCTCATGATCAGTAGTCTGTCAACGACTCTAA
The DNA window shown above is from Astatotilapia calliptera chromosome 11, fAstCal1.2, whole genome shotgun sequence and carries:
- the LOC113032388 gene encoding uncharacterized protein LOC113032388 isoform X2: MKALLLAAVVSLIHGSYASLVIKGPTEPVLEGDTVTLECLYTDSDLNISQVHFEVYSKYMHGWRPVMERYWCFYSLKIQQLADTLVLSIPHAGRYYEGPYRCVSNDENVTEPDNSSQPLSFKVHYMGELSLSREGYTGYLGTPHELKVRLGDDVVVKCSASSSEEPSYFWYKEGSDWVLPSSSLKLSKLNAMDEGQYTCSARHPSVESLSKRRTISITVLPEDAHWYETSDGRLMLMISAVAVALVVFILSMIVFLCRRAKETKTSKGPIDDRSQKKPIYKASSESLPSTCGDNQPLV
- the LOC113032388 gene encoding uncharacterized protein LOC113032388 isoform X1, yielding MSHNIFVTRLTMKALLLAAVVSLIHGSYASLVIKGPTEPVLEGDTVTLECLYTDSDLNISQVHFEVYSKYMHGWRPVMERYWCFYSLKIQQLADTLVLSIPHAGRYYEGPYRCVSNDENVTEPDNSSQPLSFKVHYMGELSLSREGYTGYLGTPHELKVRLGDDVVVKCSASSSEEPSYFWYKEGSDWVLPSSSLKLSKLNAMDEGQYTCSARHPSVESLSKRRTISITVLPEDAHWYETSDGRLMLMISAVAVALVVFILSMIVFLCRRAKETKTSKGPIDDRSQKKPIYKASSESLPSTCGDNQPLV